In the genome of Hymenobacter cellulosivorans, one region contains:
- a CDS encoding 2Fe-2S iron-sulfur cluster-binding protein, producing MPTLTVQNLSGAVVSVPTGATLLVALHAAGHDWMHACGAKGRCTTCRLEVTEGLELLSPPTDAELRYRTAGRLLPHERLTCQTRLPAGSVTGRVPEATKLPHQHYSE from the coding sequence ATGCCCACTCTAACCGTGCAAAACCTGTCTGGCGCCGTAGTTTCGGTGCCCACCGGCGCTACGCTACTCGTCGCTCTGCACGCCGCCGGCCACGACTGGATGCACGCCTGCGGGGCCAAAGGCCGCTGCACCACCTGCCGACTGGAAGTCACCGAAGGCCTGGAACTGCTTAGCCCGCCCACCGACGCGGAGCTGCGCTACCGCACGGCCGGCCGCCTGCTGCCTCACGAGCGCCTTACGTGCCAAACCCGTCTGCCTGCCGGCAGCGTAACCGGGCGCGTGCCCGAGGCCACGAAGCTGCCCCACCAGCACTACTCCGAGTAA
- a CDS encoding PAS domain-containing sensor histidine kinase, producing MFSPSDSAEIEINALRKEIQQLRQHQAAAQELTQQREQHAQSQKRFRTVFENSPLGQKIIAPDLTIRQANATLVGMLGVDSTDALVGRHILDFAHPYHRYDWQLLQERLWDHKTPSFSLETCLVRPDGSSFWCRVTSILFEDEAGLMGYTTLENISERKAAEATLKRLYDAQETIMHLVAHDLKNPLTNIQMLVEVLQRDETLLSSCPASTQKETKAFLSMIEQACTDANALLKDVLYLGELDAKRLEKQPVNMNDYLDARLLVFRVVAQQQGIELVLELPSEIIEAHIHPGRFSRVLDNLLTNALKFTPRGGLIHVRLQEQQGQVHIQVQDTGQGIPAELQGQVFDKFSTAAREGLYGTATTGLGLFITKQIVLLHGGKIWLESTEHEGTTFFIELP from the coding sequence ATGTTTAGCCCCAGTGACTCTGCCGAAATAGAAATCAATGCCCTGCGGAAAGAAATTCAGCAGCTGCGCCAGCACCAGGCCGCGGCCCAGGAACTCACGCAGCAACGGGAGCAGCACGCACAAAGCCAGAAGCGCTTCCGCACGGTGTTCGAGAACTCGCCCCTAGGCCAGAAAATAATTGCGCCCGACCTGACCATCCGGCAGGCCAATGCCACCCTGGTCGGTATGCTGGGCGTAGACAGTACCGATGCGCTGGTAGGCCGGCACATCCTGGATTTTGCGCATCCGTACCACCGCTACGACTGGCAGCTGCTGCAAGAGCGCCTCTGGGACCACAAGACGCCGAGCTTCTCACTCGAAACCTGCCTGGTGCGCCCCGACGGTTCCTCGTTCTGGTGTCGGGTCACCTCCATTCTGTTTGAAGATGAAGCCGGCCTGATGGGGTATACCACCCTAGAAAATATCTCGGAGCGGAAGGCGGCCGAGGCAACCCTCAAGCGCCTTTACGACGCGCAGGAAACCATTATGCACCTGGTTGCGCACGATCTGAAAAACCCGCTGACCAACATTCAGATGCTGGTGGAGGTGCTGCAGCGCGACGAAACCCTGCTAAGCAGCTGCCCGGCCAGCACGCAGAAAGAAACCAAGGCCTTTCTGAGCATGATTGAGCAGGCCTGCACCGACGCCAATGCCTTGCTCAAAGACGTGCTCTACCTAGGTGAGCTGGACGCCAAACGCCTGGAGAAGCAGCCCGTCAACATGAACGACTACCTGGACGCCCGCCTGCTGGTGTTCCGGGTAGTGGCCCAGCAGCAGGGCATTGAGCTAGTACTGGAGCTGCCTTCCGAAATAATAGAAGCCCATATTCACCCCGGCCGGTTTAGCCGCGTACTAGACAACCTACTAACCAACGCCCTGAAATTTACGCCCCGGGGAGGCCTCATTCACGTCAGGCTGCAGGAACAGCAGGGCCAGGTCCATATCCAGGTGCAGGATACCGGCCAGGGCATACCGGCCGAGCTGCAGGGACAGGTCTTCGATAAGTTCAGCACGGCCGCGCGGGAGGGCCTTTACGGCACTGCCACCACCGGGCTAGGCCTTTTCATCACCAAGCAGATTGTGTTACTGCACGGGGGCAAGATCTGGCTGGAAAGCACTGAGCACGAAGGAACTACTTTCTTTATCGAGCTTCCCTGA
- a CDS encoding thymidine kinase produces MFIEPRVGTSRDTPRRGWIEVVCGSMFSGKTEELIRRLNRAKIARQRVEIFKPALDTRYHENDVVSHNSNSIRSTPVPIAQEMLLLAGACDVVGVDEAQFFDESLVEVCTQLANRGTRVIVAGLDMDFMGKPFGPMPTLMAIAEFVTKVHAVCVCCGELATYSFRIAASDDKILLGETDSYEARCRACFLEGMKEKTTEPASAAKH; encoded by the coding sequence GTGTTTATAGAACCCCGCGTCGGCACGAGCCGCGATACGCCCCGCCGGGGCTGGATTGAAGTCGTTTGCGGCTCCATGTTTTCGGGCAAAACCGAAGAGCTCATCCGCCGCCTGAACCGGGCCAAGATTGCCCGCCAGCGCGTCGAGATCTTCAAGCCTGCCCTCGATACCCGCTACCACGAAAACGACGTGGTGTCGCACAATTCGAACAGCATCCGCTCCACCCCCGTCCCGATTGCCCAGGAAATGCTGCTCCTGGCCGGTGCCTGCGACGTGGTGGGCGTCGACGAAGCCCAGTTCTTCGACGAGTCCCTGGTGGAGGTCTGCACCCAGCTGGCCAACCGCGGCACCCGCGTCATCGTGGCCGGCCTCGACATGGATTTTATGGGTAAGCCCTTCGGTCCTATGCCCACGCTGATGGCCATTGCCGAGTTTGTCACCAAAGTCCACGCCGTGTGCGTGTGCTGCGGCGAGCTGGCCACCTATTCCTTCCGCATTGCCGCCTCCGACGACAAGATTCTGCTCGGGGAAACCGATTCGTACGAGGCCCGTTGCCGGGCCTGCTTCCTGGAAGGCATGAAGGAAAAAACCACCGAGCCCGCGTCGGCGGCCAAGCACTAA
- the porZ gene encoding type IX secretion system anionic LPS delivery protein PorZ, with protein sequence MNYLLRARRWSGTFFLFLLAISGAVAQNTAGYGDWQLYLPNNRAKALAEAGNRVYVATEDAFFFYDKELNTTQLLSSRDGLHDVGVSTLGYDPVTKQVLVVYRNGNLDFITADGDILNVSDIQRKTIVGDKTIAHISFSRGRAYLSAGFGLVVVDMAKREIRDTYNNIGPNGAQVNVYATTVLDNTLFAATSSGLMRGQLTDNLLDYRRWTIDLPSASAATARYHTLATVGKFVYAGVDAGNLLCYNCSSSAPWQPDYSLYVGGRYQQLTASTAGLLAVGDGKVTLIKSPGNTERLLTTEQSPSPQAVLQSPTGDFYVADYENGLVKLSANKQVEKFTTNAPASSRSFSVLADARSNTVDVFSGGYTSAYVQEEWLGGFFEYKDGHWTNFTNQGFTPTPTFPKFKDITRGVRTKDGTLYIASYAYGLLKWKGPWEYEQFTEGSPGSPLRSAIPGSLDYVRITDLAKDSKENVWVVNRHSELPRVSGLHQYLPATNTWKTMPYLPGFEVLDRIVVDDNDYIWVSQSRKDGIGLIAYDPVEQNSRYFNTSNSELPDNAVYDIAKDRKGNIWVATAKGIALFTDPSTVFLPTNAGSFQQPVIRRGISSGFRALLGEVVKCVAVDGANRKWFGTDRGLWLFSEDADEGLQHFTTENSPLPSNDIVDVEVNDKTGEVFVSTTAGLVSYRGSASVTEGKPDCAKVSPNPVRTDFTGQVGISGLANNGLVKITDVTGKLVYQTKANGGTVIWNLADYNGRKVQSGVYLLLSSDADGKNGCISKIAVVQK encoded by the coding sequence ATGAATTATCTGTTACGCGCCCGCCGGTGGTCCGGTACCTTCTTCTTGTTCCTGCTGGCTATCAGTGGGGCCGTAGCGCAAAACACGGCCGGCTACGGCGATTGGCAGCTGTATCTGCCAAATAACCGGGCCAAGGCCCTGGCCGAAGCCGGCAACCGGGTTTACGTGGCTACGGAGGATGCTTTTTTCTTCTACGATAAAGAACTTAATACCACTCAGCTGCTTTCCAGTCGCGACGGGCTGCACGATGTGGGCGTCAGCACGCTGGGCTACGACCCAGTGACCAAGCAGGTGCTGGTGGTGTACCGCAACGGCAACCTGGATTTTATCACGGCCGACGGCGACATCCTCAACGTCAGTGATATTCAGCGCAAAACCATTGTCGGGGACAAAACCATTGCCCACATCAGCTTCAGCAGGGGGCGGGCCTACCTGAGCGCCGGTTTCGGCCTGGTCGTGGTGGATATGGCCAAGCGCGAAATCCGGGATACCTACAACAACATTGGGCCCAATGGTGCCCAAGTGAATGTGTATGCCACTACAGTGCTTGATAACACGCTGTTTGCGGCTACTTCCTCGGGACTGATGCGCGGACAGTTGACCGACAACCTGCTCGACTACCGGCGCTGGACCATTGATTTGCCCTCGGCCAGCGCCGCTACGGCCCGGTATCATACCCTGGCCACAGTTGGTAAATTCGTATACGCCGGTGTAGATGCCGGCAACCTGCTTTGCTACAACTGCAGCAGCAGCGCGCCCTGGCAGCCCGACTACAGCCTTTACGTGGGCGGCCGCTACCAGCAGCTTACCGCTTCGACGGCTGGTCTGTTGGCCGTCGGCGACGGGAAGGTGACGCTCATCAAATCGCCGGGCAATACCGAGCGCCTGCTCACGACCGAGCAGAGCCCGTCGCCGCAAGCCGTGCTGCAAAGTCCAACCGGGGATTTCTACGTGGCCGATTACGAGAATGGCCTAGTGAAGCTCTCGGCCAACAAGCAGGTGGAGAAATTCACGACCAATGCCCCGGCTTCCTCCCGCTCGTTCAGCGTGCTGGCCGACGCCCGCTCCAATACCGTGGATGTATTCAGCGGCGGCTACACCAGCGCCTACGTGCAGGAGGAATGGCTCGGGGGATTCTTTGAGTATAAAGATGGCCACTGGACCAATTTTACCAACCAGGGCTTCACCCCAACGCCAACGTTCCCAAAGTTCAAGGATATCACCCGCGGAGTGCGCACCAAGGATGGTACACTTTACATTGCTTCCTACGCCTACGGCTTACTGAAATGGAAAGGGCCCTGGGAATACGAGCAGTTTACTGAAGGTTCCCCGGGTTCCCCGCTAAGAAGCGCCATTCCCGGTAGTCTCGACTATGTTCGCATTACGGATCTGGCCAAGGATTCCAAAGAAAACGTGTGGGTTGTAAACCGGCATTCTGAGTTGCCCCGAGTATCGGGCTTGCACCAGTACCTGCCCGCCACGAACACGTGGAAGACCATGCCCTACCTCCCGGGATTCGAAGTGCTGGACCGTATCGTTGTGGATGACAACGATTATATCTGGGTTTCACAATCGCGCAAGGATGGTATTGGGCTGATTGCCTACGACCCAGTGGAGCAGAATAGCCGGTATTTTAATACCAGCAACAGCGAGTTGCCCGACAATGCTGTCTATGATATAGCCAAGGACCGCAAAGGCAATATCTGGGTGGCTACGGCGAAGGGTATTGCTCTCTTTACCGACCCCAGCACGGTGTTTTTGCCCACCAATGCCGGGAGTTTTCAGCAGCCCGTCATCCGGCGCGGCATCAGCAGCGGCTTCCGGGCGCTGCTCGGCGAAGTAGTAAAATGTGTGGCCGTAGACGGGGCCAACCGCAAGTGGTTTGGTACCGACCGGGGCCTGTGGCTCTTCAGCGAAGATGCCGATGAGGGGCTGCAGCATTTCACCACCGAAAACAGCCCGCTGCCTTCCAACGACATCGTGGACGTGGAAGTAAACGACAAAACCGGGGAAGTATTCGTCAGTACCACTGCCGGGCTGGTATCGTACCGCGGCTCGGCTTCCGTGACCGAGGGCAAGCCCGACTGCGCCAAAGTTTCGCCGAACCCGGTGCGCACCGACTTTACTGGGCAGGTTGGCATCAGCGGGCTGGCCAACAACGGCTTGGTCAAAATAACCGACGTGACGGGTAAGCTCGTGTACCAGACCAAGGCCAATGGCGGCACCGTCATCTGGAACCTGGCCGACTACAACGGCCGCAAGGTGCAGTCGGGCGTGTATCTGCTGCTGTCGTCCGATGCCGACGGCAAAAACGGCTGCATCAGCAAAATTGCCGTAGTGCAGAAATAA
- the recO gene encoding DNA repair protein RecO, with protein MLIKTRGIVLNYIKYRETSIIARIYTERLGLQTYIINGVRKAKPPGRIALFQPFTLLDLVAYTSRQGGITRLSEYRCALPFSTLPYDVHKSSVVLFLSEVVSRTLLEEEENEPLFHFLHDSIVRFDQQRDGYENFALVFLLELASYLGFGAESGEEITSQVAFASAAPATAAGSSPAALRFREFDQYFNELLQTPEHSTIPNGRIRRELLDVVIRYYQLHIEKLGDIRSLDILSEVLAE; from the coding sequence ATGCTGATCAAGACCCGGGGCATTGTCCTGAACTACATCAAGTACCGCGAAACGTCCATTATTGCCCGCATCTACACCGAGCGGCTGGGCTTGCAGACCTATATCATCAACGGCGTGCGTAAGGCTAAGCCGCCGGGCCGTATTGCCCTGTTTCAGCCTTTTACCCTGCTGGACTTGGTGGCTTATACTTCGCGGCAGGGTGGCATCACCCGCCTTTCCGAATACCGCTGTGCCCTGCCTTTTAGCACGCTGCCCTACGACGTGCACAAAAGCAGCGTGGTACTCTTTCTGTCGGAAGTAGTGAGCCGCACGCTGCTGGAGGAAGAGGAAAACGAGCCGCTGTTCCACTTCTTGCACGACTCCATCGTGCGCTTCGACCAGCAGCGGGACGGATACGAAAACTTTGCCCTGGTTTTTCTGCTGGAACTGGCCAGCTACCTGGGGTTCGGAGCCGAGTCGGGGGAGGAGATTACCAGCCAGGTGGCGTTTGCGTCGGCGGCCCCCGCTACGGCAGCTGGTTCCAGCCCTGCCGCCCTGCGCTTCCGCGAGTTCGATCAGTATTTCAACGAACTGCTTCAAACTCCCGAGCACTCAACCATTCCCAATGGCCGCATCCGGCGCGAACTGCTCGATGTGGTTATCCGCTACTACCAGCTTCACATCGAGAAGCTGGGCGACATTCGCTCCCTGGATATTCTCTCGGAAGTGCTGGCCGAGTAG
- a CDS encoding FKBP-type peptidyl-prolyl cis-trans isomerase has product MRSIWLFFAAFAVLLGLSSGRAAQAQTTAPRPTVLADTILSQRTASGVRYTVRQRGTGAQAQAGDRMLVHYTGFLPDGHIFDSSVSQGRPLRLRVGKGEVIPGWDEILLLLPAGSRARVWIPAALAYGAQGVRNPDDDSQFTIPPNTNLVFELEVVKVH; this is encoded by the coding sequence ATGCGCAGTATCTGGCTTTTTTTCGCTGCCTTCGCAGTGCTGCTTGGGCTGAGTTCGGGCCGGGCCGCCCAGGCGCAAACCACCGCCCCACGCCCAACGGTACTGGCCGACACTATACTCAGCCAACGAACTGCCAGCGGGGTGCGCTACACGGTGCGCCAGCGCGGCACCGGCGCCCAGGCCCAGGCGGGTGACCGAATGCTGGTGCACTACACCGGCTTTTTACCCGACGGTCACATTTTCGACTCGTCGGTAAGCCAGGGCCGGCCACTGCGGCTGCGCGTGGGCAAGGGCGAGGTAATTCCGGGCTGGGACGAAATTCTGCTGCTGCTGCCCGCCGGCAGTCGGGCCCGGGTCTGGATTCCGGCTGCGCTGGCCTATGGCGCCCAGGGCGTACGCAACCCGGACGACGATTCGCAGTTTACCATACCGCCCAATACCAACTTGGTGTTTGAGCTGGAAGTCGTGAAAGTCCACTGA
- a CDS encoding FKBP-type peptidyl-prolyl cis-trans isomerase has protein sequence MKKMFPRSIVTRLALWLLAAPLLLASCNKDTDAIKAAKAHEEEYRKIDDALIQAYFTRHNISSSNYQRTESGLYLVKLEDGAGELIKAGNKVQVKYIGSYLREENENVVFDKSYGNRTLCECTEVTVGQGQVIRGWEEALKLMKPGDKKQVFIPSYLAYGPYPGNSIPPDEPLQFYMEIKQVQ, from the coding sequence ATGAAAAAGATGTTTCCCCGCTCGATAGTCACGCGCCTGGCGTTGTGGCTGCTGGCCGCTCCCCTGCTCCTGGCTTCCTGCAACAAGGATACCGACGCCATCAAGGCAGCCAAGGCTCACGAAGAGGAATACCGGAAGATAGACGATGCCTTGATTCAGGCGTATTTTACTCGTCACAACATCAGCAGCAGCAACTATCAGCGCACCGAGTCGGGGCTGTATCTGGTGAAGCTGGAGGATGGGGCGGGTGAGCTGATTAAGGCCGGCAACAAGGTACAGGTGAAGTACATCGGCAGCTACCTCCGGGAAGAAAACGAAAACGTCGTATTCGACAAGTCGTACGGCAACCGCACCCTGTGCGAGTGTACCGAAGTAACGGTGGGTCAGGGCCAGGTTATCCGGGGCTGGGAAGAAGCGCTGAAGCTGATGAAACCCGGCGACAAAAAGCAGGTGTTTATCCCCTCCTATCTGGCCTACGGGCCCTACCCCGGCAACAGCATCCCGCCGGATGAGCCGCTGCAGTTCTACATGGAAATCAAGCAGGTGCAGTAA
- a CDS encoding FKBP-type peptidyl-prolyl cis-trans isomerase — MLYRFSFRSLTRPVLLGLVSTLSLVSACKKEDEKDYTQIDEEIIKQYVADNKLTDAQRQSSGLYFVPTNKTTGVQPKAAQTVSVLYTGTRLDGTVFDASSKHGGAPFSFVLGARQVITGWDEGIALMTKGSKAILLIPSRLAYGARGAGSSIPPNTVLRFDVELVDVK, encoded by the coding sequence ATGCTATACCGTTTTTCCTTCCGTTCGCTGACCCGCCCCGTGCTACTGGGACTGGTGAGCACCCTGAGCTTGGTGTCGGCCTGTAAAAAGGAAGACGAAAAAGACTACACGCAGATTGATGAGGAAATCATCAAGCAGTACGTGGCCGATAACAAGCTGACGGATGCGCAGCGCCAGAGCTCCGGCCTGTATTTTGTGCCCACAAATAAAACGACCGGCGTGCAACCCAAAGCGGCCCAAACAGTCTCCGTGTTATACACGGGCACGCGGCTGGATGGCACCGTTTTCGATGCTTCCTCCAAACACGGCGGTGCGCCCTTCAGCTTTGTGCTGGGGGCCCGGCAGGTGATTACGGGGTGGGACGAGGGTATTGCCTTGATGACCAAAGGCAGCAAGGCAATCCTGTTGATTCCGTCGCGGCTGGCGTACGGTGCGCGCGGCGCCGGCAGCTCAATTCCGCCGAACACTGTGCTGCGCTTCGACGTGGAGCTCGTGGATGTGAAGTAA
- a CDS encoding FKBP-type peptidyl-prolyl cis-trans isomerase: protein MSFQRNFLSLALAAGVLGLASCNKGGGDFTKTKSGIEYKIFKSEGGKYSDKSVGAEGDATYKDRLGKILALNVEYRTAKDSVLFNSRKQNQGIPMRIKLQEVTTKGGIEEALALLQPGDSAVFRFNVDTIFAKSFKQPVPPFMKKAGNTMSMYVKADKLQTEDEAKAAQQTEMEEQQKKMMAYAEQQLKKDDVILQEYIKKNNLTAQKDPSGVYYVVTKAGTGAKPTPGQTVSVLYKGSLLDGKVFDSSEKMGNKPIEFPLGVGQVIPGWDKGIGLLNKGTKATLLIPSSLAYGQRGAGADIPADAPLRFDVELVDIK from the coding sequence ATGTCTTTTCAACGCAATTTTCTGAGCCTGGCCCTCGCTGCCGGCGTTCTGGGCCTGGCCTCCTGTAACAAGGGCGGCGGTGATTTCACCAAGACCAAGTCTGGCATCGAGTATAAGATCTTCAAAAGTGAAGGCGGCAAGTACAGCGACAAATCGGTAGGTGCCGAGGGCGACGCCACGTACAAAGACCGGCTGGGCAAGATTCTGGCGCTGAACGTGGAATACCGCACGGCCAAGGACTCGGTATTGTTCAACTCCCGTAAGCAGAATCAGGGCATTCCGATGCGCATCAAGCTGCAGGAAGTAACCACCAAGGGTGGCATCGAAGAAGCCCTGGCTTTATTGCAGCCCGGTGACTCGGCCGTGTTCCGCTTCAATGTGGACACCATCTTCGCCAAGTCATTTAAGCAGCCCGTGCCCCCGTTCATGAAGAAGGCTGGCAACACGATGAGCATGTACGTGAAGGCTGATAAGCTGCAGACCGAAGACGAGGCCAAAGCAGCTCAGCAGACGGAGATGGAAGAGCAGCAGAAGAAGATGATGGCCTACGCTGAGCAGCAGCTCAAGAAGGACGACGTGATTCTGCAGGAATACATCAAGAAAAACAACCTGACCGCGCAGAAAGACCCCTCGGGCGTGTACTACGTGGTAACCAAGGCCGGCACCGGTGCTAAGCCCACGCCGGGCCAAACCGTTTCGGTACTGTACAAAGGCAGCCTGCTCGACGGCAAAGTATTTGACTCGTCAGAGAAGATGGGCAACAAGCCAATCGAGTTTCCCTTGGGCGTAGGCCAGGTAATTCCGGGCTGGGATAAGGGCATTGGCCTGCTCAATAAGGGCACCAAGGCAACCCTGCTGATTCCCTCGTCGCTGGCCTACGGGCAGCGCGGCGCTGGTGCCGACATTCCGGCCGACGCTCCCCTGCGCTTCGACGTTGAACTCGTGGACATCAAATAA
- a CDS encoding DHH family phosphoesterase, translated as MSTISELKELLAQPRQIFITTHHKPDADALGSSLGLAGYLRKKGHQVTVVTPSDYPSFLSWMPGNDEVVVYDARQNDAQVREIIGTAEVLFCLDFSCLGRINEMGEYIRTAPGTKVLIDHHLEPEQFADLDFSNPKAAATAELVFEVIRDLGDQDMIDVGIGESLYAGIMTDTGSFRHPSTSRNVHLIIAELLNAGIDLSSVHRRIYDSHSEMRLRFLGFVLKDKLTVLREYNTAYIAITQDELRQYQSKTGDTEGLVNFALSIEGVVFAAVLIDRGQAVKISFRSVGDFSVNEFARKNFNGGGHHNAAGGISHDPLEPTVQRFLELLPQYQTQLVTAPLAVAPPSV; from the coding sequence ATGTCCACTATCAGCGAACTGAAGGAGCTGCTCGCGCAGCCCCGGCAGATTTTCATCACCACGCACCACAAACCCGACGCCGACGCTCTTGGCTCCTCGTTGGGCTTGGCGGGCTACCTCCGCAAAAAGGGCCACCAGGTCACCGTCGTCACGCCTTCCGACTACCCCAGCTTCCTGTCGTGGATGCCCGGCAACGACGAAGTAGTGGTGTACGATGCCCGGCAGAACGACGCGCAGGTCCGCGAGATTATCGGCACGGCCGAAGTCCTGTTCTGCCTCGACTTCAGCTGCCTCGGCCGCATCAACGAGATGGGCGAGTACATCCGCACAGCGCCCGGCACCAAGGTCCTCATCGACCACCACCTGGAGCCCGAGCAGTTTGCCGACCTCGACTTCTCGAACCCCAAAGCCGCCGCGACGGCCGAGCTGGTGTTTGAAGTAATCCGGGACCTGGGCGACCAGGACATGATTGACGTCGGTATCGGCGAGAGCCTGTACGCCGGCATCATGACCGACACGGGCTCATTTCGCCATCCCAGCACCTCGCGCAACGTGCACCTCATCATTGCCGAGCTGCTCAACGCCGGCATCGACCTCTCGTCGGTGCACCGCCGCATCTACGACTCGCACTCCGAAATGCGCCTGCGCTTTCTGGGCTTCGTGCTCAAGGACAAGCTCACGGTGCTGCGCGAATACAACACAGCCTACATTGCCATTACCCAGGACGAGCTGCGCCAGTACCAGTCCAAAACCGGTGACACCGAGGGCCTCGTGAACTTCGCACTTAGCATTGAGGGCGTCGTGTTTGCCGCCGTGCTCATCGACCGGGGTCAGGCCGTGAAGATTTCCTTCCGCTCGGTGGGCGACTTCTCCGTCAATGAGTTTGCGCGCAAGAATTTCAACGGCGGCGGCCACCACAACGCGGCCGGCGGCATCAGCCACGATCCCCTGGAACCCACGGTACAGCGCTTTCTGGAGCTGCTGCCCCAGTACCAGACCCAGCTCGTGACGGCGCCTTTGGCAGTTGCGCCCCCTTCGGTGTAA
- a CDS encoding nucleoside-diphosphate kinase translates to MATNRTFTMIKPDAVQDNHIGGILQMIEEGGFRIVSLKKVQLTAERAGEFYAVHKERPFYGDLVKYMSSGPIVAAILEKDNAVADFRTLIGATNPTQAAEGTIRKKYAKSIEANAVHGSDSDENAQIEGDFYFAADEQF, encoded by the coding sequence ATGGCAACTAACCGCACGTTCACGATGATTAAGCCCGACGCGGTGCAGGACAACCACATTGGTGGCATCCTGCAGATGATCGAAGAGGGTGGCTTCCGCATCGTTTCTCTGAAAAAAGTACAGCTGACCGCCGAGCGCGCCGGTGAATTCTACGCCGTGCACAAGGAGCGCCCCTTCTACGGCGACCTGGTAAAGTACATGTCGTCGGGTCCCATCGTGGCTGCCATCCTGGAGAAGGACAACGCCGTAGCCGACTTCCGCACCCTGATTGGCGCTACCAACCCCACCCAGGCTGCTGAAGGCACCATCCGGAAGAAATACGCCAAGAGCATCGAAGCCAACGCCGTGCACGGTTCGGACTCCGACGAGAATGCCCAGATCGAAGGCGACTTTTACTTCGCTGCCGACGAGCAGTTCTAA
- a CDS encoding nucleoside permease, whose translation MSTKLRLTILSFLQFFIWGSWLITIGAYWFQTKQWSGAQFGAIFSTMGIASIFMPSLMGIVADKWVNAEKLYGALHILGGIVLFTVPLVTDPGTMFWVMLLNMIFYMPTLALSIAVSYSVLKREGLDVVKDYPPIRVWGTIGFIVAMWTVSLLGFEKSANQFYVAAGAAILLGIYSFTLPKCPPTAKDTPSRSLVDVLGLKSFALLRDTKMLTFFLFALLLGAALQLTNAYGDTFLHDFDQNPAYQNTFAVKYPAIIMSISQVSETLFILAIPFFLRRFGIKQVMLFSMIAWVLRFGLLAYGTPDNPGIWLIVLSCIVYGMAFDFFNISGSLFVETQTAPSIRASAQGLFMMMTNGFGAVLGSLVSGVVIERYFTYADQSKNWHGIWLAFAAYALVIAALFVVLFKHKHDPEAVSNTEHAEPLLSVEQA comes from the coding sequence ATGAGTACGAAGTTGCGTCTCACTATCCTGAGCTTCTTACAGTTTTTTATCTGGGGCTCGTGGCTGATAACCATTGGCGCGTACTGGTTTCAGACCAAGCAATGGTCGGGTGCACAGTTCGGCGCCATCTTTTCCACGATGGGCATTGCGTCCATCTTCATGCCCTCCCTGATGGGCATTGTGGCCGATAAGTGGGTGAATGCCGAGAAGCTCTACGGGGCCCTGCACATCCTGGGCGGCATCGTGCTGTTCACCGTCCCACTGGTCACCGACCCTGGCACCATGTTCTGGGTGATGCTGCTGAACATGATTTTCTACATGCCCACGCTGGCCCTGTCCATTGCCGTATCGTATTCGGTGCTGAAGCGTGAGGGCCTGGATGTAGTGAAGGACTACCCGCCCATCCGGGTCTGGGGTACTATCGGTTTCATCGTGGCCATGTGGACGGTGAGCTTGCTGGGCTTCGAAAAGTCGGCCAACCAGTTCTACGTGGCGGCCGGTGCCGCTATTCTGCTCGGAATCTACTCTTTCACGCTGCCTAAGTGCCCGCCTACGGCCAAAGATACCCCGAGCCGTTCCTTGGTCGACGTGCTAGGTTTGAAGTCGTTTGCCCTGCTGCGTGACACCAAGATGCTGACCTTCTTCCTGTTTGCCCTCCTCCTGGGGGCTGCCCTGCAGCTTACTAACGCCTACGGCGACACGTTCCTGCACGATTTCGACCAGAACCCGGCCTACCAGAACACGTTTGCGGTGAAGTATCCGGCCATCATCATGTCCATCTCGCAGGTTTCCGAGACGCTCTTCATCCTGGCTATTCCCTTCTTCCTGCGCCGCTTTGGTATCAAGCAGGTGATGCTGTTCAGCATGATTGCCTGGGTACTGCGCTTCGGCCTGCTAGCCTACGGCACGCCCGATAACCCCGGCATCTGGCTGATTGTGCTGTCCTGCATCGTGTACGGCATGGCCTTCGACTTCTTCAACATCTCCGGTTCCCTCTTCGTCGAAACGCAGACGGCCCCGTCTATCCGGGCCAGCGCCCAGGGCCTATTTATGATGATGACCAACGGCTTTGGCGCGGTGCTGGGTAGCCTGGTGAGCGGCGTGGTTATCGAGCGTTACTTCACTTACGCCGATCAGAGCAAGAACTGGCACGGCATCTGGCTAGCCTTCGCCGCCTACGCCTTGGTTATTGCGGCATTGTTTGTGGTGCTATTTAAGCACAAGCATGACCCGGAAGCGGTATCCAATACCGAACACGCTGAGCCTCTTCTGTCCGTCGAGCAGGCATAA